Proteins from a genomic interval of Mycolicibacterium grossiae:
- a CDS encoding ABC transporter permease, producing MTRFLARRLLNYAVLLALASFLTFCLTAWAFDPLESLESRNPRPPQAVIDAKAAELHLDEPVVERYATWVSEAVRGDFGTTIAGQPVSDELGRRIGVSLRLVVIGSVVGTVLGVVVGAWGAVRQYRISDRVITIVSLILISTPMLVLAPLLMLPANALNEALGFQLFAYIGETSATPVPGAWASFVDRLQHLVLPTTALILSAAAGYSRYQRSAMLDVLGQDFIRTARAKGLTRRQALLKHGLRTALIPMATLFAYSVGGLVTGAVFVEKIFGWHGMGEWAVQGIATQDTNIVAAITVFTGATVLLAGLLSDVIYAALDPRVRVS from the coding sequence GTGACGCGGTTCCTGGCGCGCCGACTGCTCAACTACGCGGTGTTGCTGGCGCTGGCGTCGTTCCTCACCTTCTGCCTCACCGCGTGGGCCTTCGATCCGCTCGAGAGTCTCGAGAGCCGCAACCCGCGCCCACCGCAGGCCGTCATCGACGCCAAGGCCGCCGAACTGCACCTCGACGAACCCGTCGTCGAGCGCTACGCCACCTGGGTGTCCGAGGCCGTGCGCGGCGACTTCGGCACCACGATCGCCGGCCAACCCGTGTCCGACGAACTCGGCCGCCGCATCGGCGTCAGCCTCCGCCTCGTCGTCATCGGCTCGGTGGTCGGCACGGTGCTCGGCGTCGTCGTCGGCGCGTGGGGCGCGGTCCGCCAGTACCGGATCTCCGACCGCGTCATCACCATCGTCTCGCTGATCCTCATCAGCACGCCCATGCTGGTGCTCGCCCCGCTACTCATGCTGCCCGCCAACGCGCTCAACGAGGCGTTGGGCTTCCAGCTGTTCGCCTACATCGGTGAGACGTCGGCGACACCCGTGCCGGGCGCCTGGGCGTCGTTCGTCGACCGGCTGCAGCACCTGGTGCTGCCGACCACCGCGCTGATCCTCTCCGCCGCAGCGGGTTACAGCCGGTACCAGCGCAGCGCGATGCTCGACGTGCTGGGCCAGGACTTCATCCGCACGGCACGGGCCAAGGGGCTGACCCGCAGGCAGGCACTGCTCAAGCACGGATTGCGGACGGCGCTCATCCCCATGGCGACGCTGTTCGCCTACAGCGTCGGCGGCCTGGTCACCGGCGCGGTGTTCGTCGAGAAGATCTTCGGCTGGCACGGCATGGGTGAGTGGGCCGTCCAGGGCATCGCCACGCAGGACACCAACATCGTCGCAGCGATCACCGTGTTCACCGGCGCCACCGTGCTGCTGGCGGGACTGCTCTCCGACGTCATCTACGCCGCACTGGACCCGAGGGTGAGGGTGTCGTGA
- a CDS encoding ABC transporter permease, whose translation MTLRRFLRNRLAVGALLVLLGLAVGCYALPPLLPWSYTDLDYLALQQPPSPSHWFGTNALGQDLLAQTLRGMQKSLLIGVCVALVSTVIAATVGAIAGYFVGWRDRALMWLVDLLLVVPSFILILIITPRTRGSDTVLWLILLLAVFSWMISARMVRGLTMSLKEREFITAARYMGVSNTRIIVRHVLPNVASILIIDTALNVGVAILAETGLSFLGFGIQPPDVSLGTLISDGTQSAFTFPWLFLFPAGVLVLIVVCANVIGDALRDALDPSARTLRRRRG comes from the coding sequence CTGACGCTGCGGCGCTTCCTGCGCAACCGACTCGCCGTCGGCGCGCTGCTCGTCCTGCTCGGGCTCGCGGTGGGGTGCTACGCACTGCCGCCGCTGCTCCCGTGGAGTTACACCGATCTCGACTACCTTGCGCTGCAGCAGCCGCCGAGTCCCAGCCACTGGTTCGGCACCAACGCCCTCGGCCAGGACCTGCTCGCCCAGACACTGCGCGGCATGCAGAAGTCCTTGCTCATCGGCGTCTGCGTCGCATTGGTGTCGACCGTCATCGCCGCCACGGTCGGGGCGATCGCGGGCTACTTCGTCGGGTGGCGCGACCGCGCGCTGATGTGGCTGGTGGACCTGCTGCTCGTGGTGCCCAGCTTCATCCTCATCCTCATCATCACGCCCCGTACCCGCGGCTCGGACACCGTGCTGTGGCTCATCCTGCTGCTGGCGGTGTTCAGCTGGATGATCAGCGCCCGCATGGTGCGCGGCCTGACGATGAGCCTCAAGGAACGCGAATTCATCACCGCGGCGCGCTACATGGGGGTGTCCAACACCCGGATCATCGTGCGTCACGTGCTGCCCAACGTCGCGTCGATCCTCATCATCGACACCGCGCTCAACGTCGGCGTGGCGATCCTGGCCGAAACCGGGCTCAGCTTCCTGGGATTCGGCATCCAACCGCCCGACGTGTCCCTCGGCACCCTCATCAGCGACGGCACGCAGTCGGCCTTCACGTTCCCGTGGCTGTTCCTCTTCCCGGCCGGCGTCCTGGTGCTCATCGTCGTGTGTGCCAACGTAATCGGCGATGCGCTGCGCGATGCGCTCGACCCCAGCGCACGCACCCTGCGGCGGCGGCGCGGATGA
- a CDS encoding dipeptide ABC transporter ATP-binding protein, with translation MSELLSVTDLTVTFPTDTEDVAAVRGMSFDVHPREVVALVGESGAGKSATAMAVVGLLPEYAAVGGSVRLHGDELIGLDDTRMSRIRGRTIGTVFQDPMSALTPVYTVGDQIAEALRVHQTGMTRRAAAARAVELLELVGINQPQRRARSFPHELSGGERQRVVIAIAIANDPDLIICDEPTTALDVTVQAQILDVLRTARDVTGAGVLIITHDLGVVNEFADRALVMYAGRAVETAPVATIVADRVMPYTVGLLGSVPRLDATQGVRLVPIPGAPPSMAALPPGCTFAPRCPLAIDDCRAAEPPLIPVGPDHTAACIRTEHVAGRSASDVYGVSTAAPDAAPDPDAPVVLRVRDLVKTYDLTRGVVFRRTIGEVRAVDGIGFELRQGQTLGIVGESGSGKSTTLHQILELTAPQGGSIEVLGRDVATLDRRGRRALRGDLQVVFQDPVASLDPRLPVSDVLAEPLTANGFDAARLDERVAELLSLVGLRREDAARYPAEFSGGQKQRIGIARALALQPKILALDEPVSALDVSIQAGIINLLLDLQERFGLSYLFVSHDLSVVKHLADHVVVMHDGKVVESGRAADVFADPRDEYTRRLLAAVPRV, from the coding sequence ATGAGCGAGCTGCTGTCGGTGACCGACCTGACGGTCACCTTTCCCACCGACACCGAGGACGTCGCCGCCGTGCGCGGCATGTCCTTCGACGTCCACCCGCGGGAGGTCGTCGCGCTGGTCGGCGAGTCCGGAGCGGGCAAGTCCGCGACCGCGATGGCCGTCGTTGGGCTGTTACCCGAATACGCCGCGGTCGGCGGCTCGGTGCGGCTGCACGGCGACGAACTGATCGGCCTCGACGACACCAGGATGTCGCGGATCCGCGGCCGCACGATCGGCACGGTCTTCCAGGACCCGATGTCGGCGCTCACGCCGGTCTACACCGTCGGCGACCAGATCGCGGAGGCGCTGCGCGTCCACCAGACCGGAATGACGCGGCGCGCCGCGGCGGCCCGTGCGGTGGAACTGCTCGAGCTGGTCGGCATCAATCAGCCGCAGCGGCGCGCACGGTCCTTCCCCCACGAACTCTCCGGCGGCGAACGGCAGCGCGTCGTCATCGCCATCGCGATCGCCAACGACCCCGATCTCATCATCTGCGACGAGCCGACCACCGCGCTCGACGTCACCGTGCAGGCGCAGATCCTCGACGTGCTGCGGACCGCCCGCGACGTCACCGGGGCCGGCGTGCTGATCATCACCCACGACCTCGGCGTGGTGAACGAGTTCGCCGACCGCGCCCTGGTGATGTACGCCGGGCGCGCCGTGGAGACCGCGCCGGTGGCGACGATCGTCGCCGACCGCGTCATGCCCTACACCGTCGGACTGCTCGGCTCCGTGCCGCGGCTCGACGCGACGCAGGGCGTGCGGCTGGTGCCGATCCCGGGCGCGCCGCCGTCGATGGCGGCCCTGCCGCCGGGTTGCACGTTCGCGCCCCGCTGCCCGCTGGCCATCGACGACTGCCGCGCCGCCGAACCACCGCTGATCCCGGTGGGACCCGACCACACCGCGGCCTGCATCCGCACCGAGCACGTCGCCGGCCGGTCGGCGAGCGACGTCTACGGCGTCTCGACCGCCGCCCCCGACGCGGCGCCCGACCCCGACGCGCCGGTGGTGCTGCGCGTGCGCGACCTGGTGAAGACCTACGACCTGACCCGCGGCGTGGTGTTCCGCCGCACGATCGGCGAGGTGCGGGCCGTCGACGGCATCGGCTTCGAGCTGCGGCAGGGTCAGACGCTCGGCATCGTCGGCGAGTCGGGGTCCGGCAAGTCGACCACGCTGCACCAGATCCTGGAACTCACGGCGCCGCAGGGCGGCTCGATCGAGGTCCTGGGCCGCGACGTCGCGACACTGGACCGGCGCGGCCGCCGCGCGCTGCGCGGTGACCTGCAGGTGGTGTTCCAGGACCCCGTCGCGTCGCTCGACCCGCGGCTGCCGGTGTCCGACGTGCTGGCGGAACCGTTGACCGCCAACGGTTTCGATGCCGCGCGGCTCGACGAGCGGGTGGCCGAGCTGCTGTCCCTGGTCGGGCTGCGCCGCGAGGACGCCGCCCGGTACCCGGCCGAATTCTCCGGTGGCCAGAAGCAGCGCATCGGGATCGCCCGGGCGCTCGCGCTGCAGCCGAAGATCCTCGCGCTCGACGAACCGGTGTCCGCGCTGGACGTGTCGATACAGGCCGGCATCATCAACCTGCTGCTGGACCTGCAGGAGCGCTTCGGCCTGTCCTACCTGTTCGTCTCGCACGACCTGTCGGTGGTCAAGCACCTCGCCGACCACGTGGTGGTCATGCATGACGGGAAGGTCGTCGAGAGCGGTCGGGCCGCCGACGTCTTCGCCGACCCCCGCGACGAATACACCCGCCGGCTCCTCGCGGCCGTCCCGCGGGTGTAG
- a CDS encoding ABC transporter family substrate-binding protein, translating to MTIRRIAVALLVAGLTLTACSGGDEPPPSAGGDAQVGSTSDLNPQDPATLQQGGALRLALSGFPENFNTLHIDGNVADVGAMMKATMPRAFRIGADGSATVNTDYFTNVELTGTNPQVVTYTINPKAVWSDGTPITWEDIKSQIDATSGKNDEFAIASPNGSERVAAVTRGVDDRQAVMTFAKPYSEWRGMLAGNTMLLPKSMTATPEAFNKAQLTQPGPSAGPFAITNIDRTAQRITLTRNPAWWGAAPKLDSITYSVLDDAARIPALQSNALDATGLASLDEMEIARRTPGISIRRAPGLSWYHVTFNGAPGSLLSDEKLRTAIAKGIDRQTIASVTQRGLADNPVPLNNHIYVAGQEGYQDNSGVVGFDPEAAKRELDALGWRMNGQFREKDGRQLVIRDVFYDAVTTRQVAQIAQNNLAQIGVKLDLQAKGGNGFFSQYITVGNFDVAQFSWVADAFPLSGLTQIYLSSGESNFGKIGSPEIDAKIEQTLEELDPAKARTLANELDQMIWAEGFSLPLTQSPGNVAVRSTLANFGAAGLADLDYSTIGFTKS from the coding sequence ATGACGATCCGACGCATCGCCGTCGCCCTGCTGGTGGCCGGCCTGACCCTGACGGCGTGTTCGGGCGGCGACGAGCCGCCCCCGTCGGCCGGTGGCGACGCCCAGGTCGGGTCGACCAGCGACCTCAACCCGCAAGACCCCGCCACGCTGCAGCAGGGCGGCGCGCTGCGGTTGGCGCTCTCGGGCTTCCCGGAGAACTTCAACACCCTGCACATCGACGGCAACGTCGCCGACGTCGGCGCGATGATGAAGGCGACCATGCCGCGCGCGTTCCGGATCGGCGCCGACGGCTCGGCGACGGTGAACACCGACTACTTCACCAACGTCGAACTCACCGGCACCAACCCTCAGGTGGTCACCTACACCATCAACCCCAAGGCGGTGTGGAGCGATGGCACGCCGATCACGTGGGAGGACATCAAGAGCCAGATCGACGCCACCAGCGGCAAGAACGACGAGTTCGCGATCGCGAGCCCCAACGGCAGCGAACGCGTCGCCGCGGTGACCCGCGGTGTCGACGACCGGCAGGCCGTCATGACCTTCGCCAAGCCGTACTCGGAGTGGCGCGGCATGCTGGCCGGCAACACCATGCTGCTGCCCAAGAGCATGACCGCCACCCCGGAGGCGTTCAACAAGGCCCAGCTCACCCAGCCCGGCCCATCGGCGGGCCCCTTCGCGATCACGAACATCGACCGCACCGCACAACGAATCACGTTGACGCGCAACCCCGCCTGGTGGGGCGCGGCGCCGAAGCTCGACAGCATCACCTACTCGGTGCTCGACGACGCCGCCCGCATCCCCGCGCTGCAGAGCAACGCGCTCGACGCCACCGGACTCGCCAGCCTCGACGAGATGGAGATCGCCCGCCGCACACCCGGCATCTCGATCCGCCGCGCGCCGGGACTGAGCTGGTACCACGTCACGTTCAACGGGGCCCCGGGGTCGCTGCTGTCCGACGAGAAGCTGCGCACCGCCATCGCCAAGGGCATCGACCGGCAGACCATCGCGAGCGTCACCCAGCGCGGCCTCGCCGACAACCCGGTGCCGCTCAACAACCACATCTACGTCGCGGGCCAGGAGGGCTATCAGGACAACAGCGGCGTCGTCGGGTTCGACCCGGAAGCCGCCAAGCGCGAACTCGACGCCCTCGGCTGGCGGATGAACGGTCAGTTCCGGGAGAAGGACGGCCGCCAGCTCGTCATCCGCGACGTGTTCTACGACGCGGTGACCACGCGGCAGGTTGCGCAGATCGCCCAGAACAACCTCGCGCAGATCGGCGTCAAGCTCGACCTGCAGGCCAAGGGCGGCAACGGCTTCTTCAGCCAGTACATCACCGTCGGGAACTTCGACGTCGCCCAGTTCAGCTGGGTGGCCGACGCGTTCCCGCTGTCCGGGCTGACGCAGATCTACCTGTCGAGCGGCGAGAGCAACTTCGGCAAGATCGGCAGCCCGGAGATCGACGCCAAGATCGAACAGACCCTGGAGGAACTCGACCCGGCCAAGGCCCGCACGCTCGCCAACGAACTCGACCAGATGATCTGGGCCGAGGGCTTCAGCCTGCCGCTGACGCAGTCGCCCGGCAACGTGGCCGTGCGGAGCACCCTCGCCAACTTCGGCGCGGCAGGCCTCGCCGATCTCGACTACAGCACCATCGGGTTCACGAAGTCCTGA
- a CDS encoding alpha/beta fold hydrolase, with the protein MTMTARRRRAHARLAALPGVRSIRRPVGDGREFDLYYVRSGPRSPHPLLVVPGGPGAASVALYRVLRRRFAAAGVDVIMVEHRGVGLSRHDDGVDLPPAALTVEAAVDDLAAVLDDADVPAAVVYGTSYGSYLASGMGVRHPQRVHALVLDSPLLSADDIDLVREQTRRVLWDGVEPGTAQVAAKVRRLVADGVLTPAGTHLAAGLYGYAGPDVLGRQLDLLLDGHDWLWGAVGHGTRLLFERKTPYHHEPDLVARIGYRELNYGAVPDGGPLDPAVALRDQGGEEVDYVAEPFDLIAAMPEFAWPTVVLAGGRDLVTPPAVAHRIAGLIPGATLVELPTAGHSILDARESAALRVVDAVYAGSTTELVSAAASLDAEPAPWAFRLLARGLGAAAAAEAMVPTAVPRAVRGRRGDVRTS; encoded by the coding sequence ATGACCATGACCGCCCGCCGCCGGCGAGCGCACGCCCGGTTGGCGGCCCTACCCGGGGTGCGCAGCATCCGCAGGCCGGTGGGGGATGGGCGCGAGTTCGACCTCTACTACGTGCGCAGCGGCCCGCGCTCGCCGCACCCGCTCCTCGTCGTCCCGGGCGGCCCGGGCGCGGCGTCGGTGGCGCTGTACCGGGTCCTGCGCCGTCGCTTCGCCGCCGCCGGCGTCGACGTCATCATGGTCGAGCACCGCGGGGTCGGGCTGTCGCGCCACGACGACGGGGTCGACCTGCCTCCGGCCGCACTGACCGTCGAGGCGGCGGTCGACGACCTCGCGGCGGTCCTCGACGACGCCGACGTGCCGGCGGCGGTGGTGTACGGCACCTCCTACGGCAGCTACCTGGCGTCCGGGATGGGCGTGCGGCATCCGCAGCGGGTGCACGCCCTGGTGCTCGACTCGCCGCTGCTGTCGGCCGATGACATCGACCTGGTGCGCGAGCAGACCCGCCGCGTGCTCTGGGACGGCGTCGAACCGGGGACTGCGCAGGTGGCCGCGAAGGTCCGCCGCCTGGTCGCCGACGGCGTGCTCACCCCGGCCGGCACGCACCTGGCGGCGGGGCTCTACGGCTACGCCGGACCGGACGTGCTCGGCCGCCAGTTGGATCTGCTGCTCGACGGTCATGACTGGCTGTGGGGCGCGGTCGGCCACGGCACCCGGCTGCTGTTCGAGCGGAAGACTCCCTACCACCACGAGCCGGACCTGGTGGCACGCATCGGCTATCGCGAACTGAACTACGGCGCCGTGCCCGACGGCGGTCCGCTCGACCCGGCCGTGGCGCTGCGCGATCAGGGCGGTGAAGAGGTCGACTACGTCGCCGAGCCGTTCGACCTGATCGCCGCGATGCCCGAGTTCGCCTGGCCCACGGTCGTGCTCGCGGGTGGGCGCGACCTGGTGACCCCGCCGGCGGTCGCCCACCGCATCGCCGGGCTGATCCCCGGTGCCACGCTGGTCGAGCTGCCGACGGCGGGCCACAGCATCCTCGACGCGCGCGAGTCGGCGGCATTGCGCGTGGTCGACGCCGTGTACGCGGGCTCGACCACCGAATTGGTCTCCGCGGCAGCATCGTTGGACGCCGAGCCGGCACCGTGGGCGTTTCGCCTGCTGGCGCGGGGGCTCGGCGCCGCCGCGGCCGCCGAGGCGATGGTGCCGACCGCCGTGCCACGGGCGGTCCGCGGCCGCCGGGGTGACGTCAGGACTTCGTGA
- a CDS encoding acyl-CoA dehydrogenase family protein has product MTTVERIDLVLPGTPAWTALLADIAAGAKDRDLNDQNPFDQVAALKRAGFGTLRLPRDLGGPEYTVPQLFSAVIDVARADPIVAHIFRTHFWFVEERLRTAADAGAQRWLREVAAGKAFGNAFSEKGANAVGSLVFNTRLLPDGAGGYVLDGEKFYSTGTLFSDYLTVAATTDHDSAATVVIPADRTGVRLVDDWDGFGQRRTGTGTTTFTSVAVAADELLSDSPYDAEAVPTVQYASLQLYIHAVVAGVLAGIVDDGIALLRSRDRSFSHAPTERPTEDPLLQRQLGELAATASIARAAVLDAAAAIAEANASEVDGVPDAALAAEAQLRAAKVKVHLDDVAPQAATRLLELGGASAASRQRNLDRHWRNIRTITLHNPVAYKARVIGQHLLHGTPIPANAYF; this is encoded by the coding sequence ATGACGACCGTGGAACGCATCGACCTCGTCCTGCCGGGAACGCCGGCGTGGACCGCCCTGCTGGCCGACATCGCCGCCGGCGCCAAGGACCGCGACCTCAACGACCAGAACCCCTTCGACCAGGTGGCCGCCCTCAAGCGCGCCGGCTTCGGCACGCTGCGGCTGCCGCGTGACCTCGGCGGCCCGGAATACACTGTCCCGCAGCTTTTCTCGGCCGTCATCGACGTGGCACGCGCCGACCCGATCGTCGCGCACATCTTCCGCACCCACTTCTGGTTCGTCGAGGAGCGGCTGCGCACCGCCGCCGACGCGGGTGCGCAGCGCTGGCTGCGCGAGGTGGCCGCCGGCAAGGCGTTCGGCAACGCGTTCAGCGAGAAGGGCGCCAACGCCGTCGGCAGCCTGGTGTTCAACACCCGGCTGCTGCCCGATGGCGCGGGCGGCTACGTGCTCGACGGCGAGAAGTTCTACAGCACCGGCACGCTGTTCAGCGACTACCTGACGGTGGCGGCCACCACCGACCACGACTCGGCGGCCACCGTGGTGATCCCGGCCGACCGCACCGGCGTGCGGCTGGTCGACGACTGGGACGGCTTCGGCCAGCGGCGCACCGGCACCGGCACCACGACGTTCACCTCGGTCGCCGTGGCCGCCGACGAGCTGCTCAGCGACAGCCCGTACGACGCCGAGGCGGTGCCGACCGTTCAGTACGCGTCGCTGCAGCTGTACATCCACGCCGTGGTCGCGGGCGTGCTGGCCGGCATCGTCGACGACGGCATCGCGCTGCTGCGGTCGCGCGACCGCAGTTTCAGTCACGCCCCCACCGAACGTCCCACCGAGGACCCGCTGCTGCAGCGCCAGCTCGGCGAACTGGCGGCCACCGCCTCGATCGCCCGCGCCGCGGTCCTCGACGCCGCCGCGGCGATCGCCGAGGCCAACGCCTCCGAGGTCGACGGCGTCCCCGACGCGGCGCTGGCCGCCGAGGCGCAGCTACGCGCTGCAAAGGTCAAGGTGCACCTCGACGACGTCGCGCCGCAGGCCGCCACCCGGCTGCTCGAACTCGGCGGGGCCAGCGCCGCGAGCCGGCAGCGCAACCTCGACCGGCACTGGCGCAACATCCGCACCATCACCCTGCACAACCCGGTGGCGTACAAGGCCCGCGTGATCGGCCAGCACCTGCTGCACGGCACCCCCATCCCGGCCAACGCCTACTTCTGA
- a CDS encoding LLM class flavin-dependent oxidoreductase yields the protein MTKQLHLGGFQIASQVTHSHAAWRHPASDTGFTHPEYYHRIGRILERGKFDFLFFADLLAAPARFGGDITEPLRRGTQATATLDPSIVAASIGAVTSKLGLAITKSATYFHPYELARSFASLDHVTRGRVAWNIVTSLTQSEAQNFGYDEHLGHESRYERADEFVRTALELWSSWDPDALVLDKADGVFADPDRIRRVDHDGRFFRSRGPLNVPRSPQGRPVLIQAGSSNTGRDFAATWAEAIFEIDPTPEGRRAYYDDIKSRAENIGRDPDGVLIFPAFVPFIGETESIAREKQAFHNELADPISGLITLSVHTDHDFSVYDLDAPVEDVVVTGTQGLFDTARRVANRDNLTLRDVGRWYAQGVLLPQFVGTAEQVADQIEESFRAGEADGFMVSAAQTPGTFNDFVDAVVPILQRRGLFRTEYTGDTLRDHLGLPPATFDAPQRPRVSVAS from the coding sequence ATGACCAAGCAGTTGCACCTCGGCGGGTTCCAGATCGCGTCGCAGGTCACCCACTCGCACGCCGCGTGGCGGCACCCGGCCAGCGACACCGGGTTCACCCATCCGGAGTACTACCACCGGATCGGCCGCATCCTGGAACGCGGCAAGTTCGACTTCCTGTTCTTCGCCGACCTGCTGGCCGCGCCGGCACGCTTCGGCGGTGACATCACCGAGCCGCTGCGGCGCGGCACGCAGGCCACGGCGACGCTGGACCCGTCGATCGTCGCGGCGAGCATCGGCGCGGTCACCAGCAAGCTGGGGCTGGCGATCACGAAGAGCGCGACCTACTTTCACCCGTACGAGCTGGCCCGCAGCTTCGCCAGCCTCGATCACGTGACGCGCGGCCGCGTCGCCTGGAACATCGTCACCTCACTGACGCAGAGCGAGGCGCAGAACTTCGGGTACGACGAACACCTGGGCCACGAGTCGCGTTACGAGCGGGCCGACGAATTCGTGCGCACCGCACTGGAACTGTGGTCGAGCTGGGATCCGGACGCCCTGGTGCTCGACAAGGCCGACGGCGTCTTCGCCGACCCGGACCGCATCCGCCGGGTCGACCACGACGGACGGTTCTTCCGCAGTCGCGGGCCGCTCAACGTGCCGCGCTCCCCGCAGGGGCGGCCGGTACTCATCCAGGCGGGCTCGTCGAACACCGGCCGCGACTTCGCCGCGACGTGGGCCGAGGCGATCTTCGAGATCGACCCGACCCCGGAGGGCCGCCGCGCCTACTACGACGACATCAAGTCGCGCGCGGAGAACATCGGTCGCGACCCCGACGGGGTGCTGATCTTCCCGGCGTTCGTCCCGTTCATCGGCGAGACCGAGTCGATCGCCCGGGAGAAGCAGGCCTTCCACAACGAGCTGGCCGACCCCATCTCCGGACTGATCACCCTGAGCGTGCACACCGACCACGACTTCTCCGTCTACGACCTGGACGCACCGGTGGAGGACGTCGTGGTGACCGGCACCCAGGGGCTGTTCGACACGGCCCGGCGGGTGGCGAATCGCGACAACCTGACGCTGCGCGACGTCGGCAGGTGGTACGCCCAGGGCGTGCTGCTGCCGCAGTTCGTCGGCACGGCCGAGCAGGTGGCCGATCAGATCGAGGAATCGTTCCGCGCGGGCGAGGCCGACGGGTTCATGGTGTCGGCCGCGCAGACGCCGGGCACGTTCAACGACTTCGTCGACGCCGTGGTGCCGATCCTGCAGCGGCGCGGGCTGTTCCGCACCGAGTACACCGGCGACACGCTGCGCGACCACCTCGGCCTGCCGCCCGCCACGTTCGACGCGCCGCAGCGCCCGCGGGTATCGGTGGCGAGCTGA